A window of the Lactobacillus gasseri ATCC 33323 = JCM 1131 genome harbors these coding sequences:
- the rseP gene encoding RIP metalloprotease RseP, whose product MKGILIFLVVFGILVFVHEFGHFIVAKKCGILVREFSIGMGPKLFQKMRAKTTYTIRWLPLGGYVRLAGPDDAAKIDPGTTVVLQLDKQNKVKRIDASGSQMPIEGIPVQVNSADLVDDLTIQGYENGNEDQLKTYAVDHDATIIEQNGTELLIAPRDTQFQEASVGKKLATNFADPFMNIILGFIVFIIWSLAAPGAPTTTVGNTIANQPAQIAGIKANDQIIAINDKKISNFNQIASELAKSKGKTVEVTVKRENKVKDFSVKPKARKINGQRIYQLGFYGKPDNSLGAKLKRGWDTSISTTGLIFNAVGNLFRHFSLNKLSGPVGIYSQTVQVSNMGFTYLLAFLAMISINLGIVNLIPIPGLDGGKLLLNLIQLIIGKPIPEDKEAIVDVIGFVILLLLIVAVTGNDIYRYFIK is encoded by the coding sequence ATGAAAGGTATTTTAATCTTTCTAGTTGTTTTTGGGATACTTGTTTTTGTTCATGAATTTGGACATTTTATTGTTGCAAAGAAATGCGGTATTCTAGTTCGTGAATTTTCAATTGGTATGGGGCCAAAACTATTCCAAAAAATGCGTGCTAAGACCACTTATACGATAAGATGGCTTCCATTAGGGGGATATGTTCGCTTAGCTGGCCCTGATGATGCTGCTAAGATTGATCCCGGTACTACCGTAGTTTTGCAGTTAGATAAGCAAAATAAGGTAAAGCGAATCGATGCTTCCGGATCTCAAATGCCTATTGAAGGTATTCCTGTGCAGGTTAATTCAGCGGATTTGGTAGATGATCTAACTATTCAAGGTTATGAAAATGGAAATGAAGATCAACTTAAAACATATGCTGTTGATCATGATGCAACGATTATCGAACAAAATGGTACTGAATTATTAATTGCGCCACGTGATACGCAATTTCAAGAAGCAAGTGTTGGAAAAAAACTAGCTACTAATTTCGCTGATCCCTTTATGAATATTATTTTGGGCTTTATTGTATTTATTATTTGGTCTTTAGCAGCTCCTGGTGCTCCGACTACAACAGTAGGAAACACAATTGCTAATCAACCAGCTCAGATTGCTGGTATTAAAGCTAATGATCAAATTATTGCAATTAATGACAAGAAAATTAGTAATTTCAATCAAATTGCTTCTGAACTTGCAAAAAGCAAGGGAAAGACTGTTGAAGTGACGGTAAAGAGAGAAAACAAAGTTAAAGATTTCTCAGTAAAACCCAAAGCTAGAAAAATAAATGGTCAAAGAATTTATCAATTAGGATTTTATGGCAAACCCGATAATAGTCTTGGAGCTAAGCTAAAGCGGGGCTGGGATACAAGTATTAGTACTACTGGTTTAATATTTAATGCAGTTGGAAATTTGTTTAGACATTTTAGTTTAAATAAGCTTTCTGGTCCAGTTGGAATTTACTCACAAACAGTTCAAGTTTCAAATATGGGTTTTACTTATTTGCTAGCATTTTTAGCAATGATTTCTATCAACTTAGGAATTGTAAACTTAATTCCAATTCCAGGACTAGATGGTGGTAAGTTGTTACTTAACCTAATTCAGCTAATTATTGGAAAACCAATTCCTGAAGATAAAGAAGCTATTGTAGATGTAATTGGTTTTGTCATTCTATTACTATTAATCGTTGCTGTAACTGGAAACGATATTTATCGATATTTTATTAAGTAA
- a CDS encoding proline--tRNA ligase: MRQSKFFMPTLKEAPSDAVAKSHQLMLRGGYIRQVTAGVYAYLPLGYRVLRKAENIIEEEMNNINVPEMIMPHLLPATLWQESGRYKKYGAEMFKLQDRHGRESLLGPTHEETFTEIVAKNLKSYKQMPLALYQIQTKFRDENRPRFGLLRGREFVMLDGYSFAATREQLDEQFDDQKSAYLKIFNRAGVTVHPVIADSGTMGGKNSTEFQAPAAIGEDTIATNEKGTYAANLEMAKSIDTFKQDPEDAKELTKVATPGMDTIDKLAEFLKVPATRIVKSILYIADDQKVLVLIRGDKEINEVKLGHVLDADEVRTANADELVEITGSEKGGVGPIGADWADKIVADETVKGLYNVVVGANETDYQYQNANLDRDFKVDEFADIRTANEGELDPVDHLPLKFTTSIEVGHIFKLGTYYTKTMGADFLDNNGKAKPVIMGSYGIGVTRMLSAAVEQHLTENGIAWPKEIAPFDVHLIQMKMKDEAQTELAEKLEKELSTKYDVLYDDRNERPGVKFNDADLVGAPLRITIGRKAKDGIVEVKRPTDEKAMEVNISDLDAMITKELG; the protein is encoded by the coding sequence ATGCGTCAATCAAAATTTTTTATGCCAACATTAAAAGAGGCACCTTCTGATGCTGTAGCAAAAAGTCACCAATTAATGCTTAGAGGTGGTTATATTCGTCAGGTAACTGCTGGAGTATATGCATACTTACCATTAGGTTATCGTGTATTACGTAAGGCAGAAAATATTATTGAAGAGGAAATGAACAATATTAATGTGCCTGAAATGATTATGCCTCATTTATTGCCTGCTACTTTATGGCAAGAATCTGGTCGTTATAAAAAATATGGCGCAGAAATGTTTAAACTTCAAGATCGTCATGGTCGTGAAAGTTTGCTTGGACCGACACATGAAGAAACTTTTACTGAAATTGTTGCCAAGAATTTGAAGAGTTACAAGCAAATGCCACTTGCTTTGTATCAAATTCAAACAAAATTCCGTGATGAAAATCGTCCTCGTTTCGGCCTTCTTCGTGGTAGAGAATTTGTGATGCTTGACGGATACAGCTTTGCTGCAACTCGTGAACAATTAGATGAACAATTTGATGATCAAAAGAGTGCATATTTAAAGATCTTTAATCGTGCTGGTGTGACTGTTCACCCAGTTATTGCTGACTCCGGTACAATGGGTGGAAAGAATTCAACTGAATTTCAAGCTCCTGCTGCAATTGGTGAAGATACAATTGCTACAAATGAAAAAGGAACATATGCCGCAAACCTTGAAATGGCTAAAAGTATTGATACCTTTAAGCAAGATCCAGAAGACGCAAAGGAATTAACTAAAGTCGCTACTCCGGGTATGGATACAATTGATAAATTGGCTGAATTTCTTAAAGTACCTGCTACCAGAATTGTTAAGAGTATTTTATATATTGCCGATGATCAAAAAGTCTTAGTTTTGATTCGTGGTGATAAAGAAATTAATGAAGTTAAATTGGGACACGTTTTAGATGCTGATGAAGTGAGAACTGCAAATGCAGATGAACTAGTAGAAATTACTGGTTCTGAAAAAGGTGGTGTAGGACCAATTGGTGCTGACTGGGCCGATAAGATTGTTGCAGACGAAACAGTTAAGGGCTTATACAATGTAGTTGTTGGTGCCAATGAAACTGATTATCAATATCAAAACGCTAATTTAGATCGTGACTTCAAGGTTGATGAATTTGCTGATATTCGTACAGCAAATGAAGGTGAACTAGATCCAGTTGATCATTTACCATTGAAATTTACTACAAGTATCGAAGTTGGTCACATTTTCAAGTTAGGTACTTACTACACGAAGACTATGGGCGCTGATTTCTTAGACAACAATGGTAAGGCAAAACCCGTAATTATGGGTTCTTACGGAATTGGTGTTACAAGAATGCTTTCCGCAGCGGTTGAACAACATTTAACTGAAAACGGAATTGCTTGGCCAAAAGAAATTGCTCCGTTTGATGTTCATTTAATTCAAATGAAGATGAAAGATGAAGCTCAAACAGAATTGGCTGAAAAACTTGAAAAAGAACTTTCAACTAAGTATGATGTTTTATACGATGATAGAAATGAACGTCCAGGTGTTAAGTTTAATGATGCAGATTTAGTCGGTGCGCCATTAAGAATTACAATTGGGCGTAAGGCAAAAGATGGAATCGTAGAAGTTAAGCGTCCAACTGATGAAAAGGCTATGGAAGTTAATATTTCTGATTTGGATGCGATGATTACAAAAGAGTTAGGATAA
- a CDS encoding PolC-type DNA polymerase III yields MANKNELFKKLLDQIKFPDKFEDNDIVQNGEIENVDVYANERKWKIHVFFDTPLDFETYRSLNELIHQTFEPFVNVELIVRTKDGSSKNLPEYWTYAIQNSTNLKPAVREFLQGQAPYLEKEKWLIPTQNNVVNGLLSEQVLAELNSEFRRYGFFNIKFTTKVDETNIDENLKSLEQVQAQHESAMQEFYEKQPAEPKKKMPVKSTRMGSNKVDKKAKFIQIKDLEDGSGNVAIEGHIFNTDIHELKSGSVIFTGEITDYTDSISFKKFVSDKEQIDYLKEIKPGVWARMQGYAADDQYQHDVVFNIRNLELIEHKGREEKYEGEEKRVELHLHTNMSQLDATSTASDFIKTAKKFGQKAIAITDHADVQAFPEAYHTGASEKMKILYGYEANMIDDHALLVLNPTEMDYRDREYVIFDVETTGLSSVYDTIIEIGAVKMKNGEVLERFDEFINPHHPLSDTTINLTSITDEMVGAADDEKDVIKKFKDFYGDRPLCGHNVQFDVGFVNAALRRAGLDEISQPVVDTLEVSRLLHPEQTRHTLDSLAKKYNVVLEHHHRANQDAEATGYLMFKLLDAFNARFHEADLGKMNDYAKYGQVYKRAKPSHMSVLALNQEGLKNMYKLVSLASTKYFYRIPRTPKSELRKYHKGLLFGSGCWQGDVFISMMQKGYDEAREKARFYDYLEVQPPAAYQTLIDDDLIKDEDELHEIIQNIYKLGKELNKPVVATGDSHYVEPHEAIYRKILLAAQKSNPNRNKKLPDLHFYSTQEMLDAFSFLGEDVAKEIVIENTNKLADQIEEIAPIKSGLYPPHIENADQEMKDLTYNKAYELYGKPLPKIVEDRIELELNSIISNGYAVIYLISQRLVAKSNKDGYLVGSRGSVGSSLVATMSGITEVNPLAPHYRCPKCKYSKFFENGEYGSGYDLPDKNCPKCGTPLVKDGQDIPFATFLGFHGDKVPDIDLNFSGDYQPVAHNYIRVMFGPDNSFRAGTIATVADKTAYGYVKHYEDENELHLRNAELDRLAAGASGVKRTTGQHPAGIVVVPDDMDIYDFTPVQYPADDLSAAWLTTHFDFHSIHDNILKFDILGHDDPTMIRMLQDLSGIDPLTIPPDDPGVMSLFSSPKILGVTPEQIQSKTGTLGVPEFGTKFVRGMLEETKPTTFSELLQISGLSHGTDVWLGNAEDLINNGTCKLKNVIGCRDNIMMDLIHWGVKPEVAFFTMESVRHGKGISDENMEILKKNDKIPDWYIPSCLKIKYMFPKAHATAYILMALRIAWFKVYYPVIYYASYFSVRADLFDLVAMSHGKNTVKAAMKEIQDKGMDVSAKDKSLLTVLEIANECLERGIKIKMVDVNESEAMDFKIIDDHTILAPFNAVPGLGDNAAKQIVAARAEQKFLSKEDLATRGKVSQTIMEYFENNGVLEGMPDQNQLSLF; encoded by the coding sequence GTGGCAAATAAAAACGAACTTTTCAAAAAACTATTAGATCAAATCAAGTTTCCTGATAAGTTTGAAGATAACGATATTGTCCAAAATGGTGAAATTGAAAACGTGGATGTATACGCTAATGAAAGAAAGTGGAAAATCCACGTTTTTTTTGATACACCACTAGATTTTGAAACTTATCGTTCTCTTAATGAACTTATTCATCAGACATTTGAACCTTTTGTGAATGTTGAATTAATAGTCCGGACCAAGGATGGAAGTAGTAAGAATTTACCAGAATATTGGACATATGCAATTCAAAATTCGACTAATTTGAAACCTGCAGTTCGGGAATTTTTACAAGGACAAGCCCCATATTTAGAAAAAGAAAAATGGTTGATTCCAACTCAAAACAATGTTGTGAATGGGCTTCTTTCCGAGCAAGTTTTAGCAGAACTTAATAGTGAATTTAGAAGATATGGCTTTTTTAATATCAAGTTTACTACCAAGGTCGATGAAACAAATATTGATGAAAATCTAAAAAGCTTAGAACAAGTGCAGGCTCAACATGAATCAGCAATGCAAGAATTCTATGAAAAACAACCTGCTGAACCTAAGAAAAAGATGCCTGTTAAAAGTACAAGAATGGGTAGTAATAAAGTTGATAAAAAGGCTAAGTTTATTCAGATTAAAGATTTGGAAGATGGAAGCGGCAATGTAGCTATCGAAGGTCACATCTTTAATACCGATATTCATGAATTAAAATCCGGAAGCGTAATTTTTACAGGTGAAATAACTGACTATACTGATTCAATCAGCTTTAAAAAATTTGTTTCTGATAAGGAGCAGATTGATTATCTAAAAGAAATCAAGCCTGGCGTTTGGGCTCGTATGCAAGGTTATGCAGCTGACGACCAATATCAGCACGATGTTGTTTTTAATATTCGTAACCTAGAATTAATTGAACATAAGGGTCGAGAAGAAAAGTATGAGGGAGAAGAAAAACGAGTTGAACTGCACCTTCATACAAATATGAGTCAATTAGACGCAACTAGTACTGCTAGTGATTTTATTAAAACCGCTAAAAAATTTGGTCAAAAAGCAATTGCAATAACTGATCATGCTGATGTTCAAGCATTCCCAGAAGCATATCATACCGGTGCAAGTGAGAAGATGAAGATTCTGTATGGATATGAAGCTAATATGATTGATGATCATGCTTTGCTCGTGCTTAATCCTACTGAAATGGATTATCGTGATCGTGAATATGTGATTTTTGATGTTGAAACGACAGGTCTTTCATCTGTCTATGACACTATTATCGAAATTGGTGCTGTTAAGATGAAAAATGGTGAGGTGCTTGAAAGATTTGATGAGTTTATTAATCCTCATCATCCTTTAAGTGATACTACTATTAATTTGACATCAATTACCGATGAAATGGTTGGAGCAGCTGACGATGAAAAGGATGTAATCAAGAAATTCAAAGATTTCTATGGAGACCGTCCTTTATGTGGTCACAATGTTCAGTTTGACGTAGGTTTTGTAAACGCTGCTTTACGTCGTGCAGGCTTAGATGAAATTTCTCAACCTGTTGTTGATACCCTTGAAGTTTCAAGACTGTTGCATCCTGAGCAGACTCGACATACTCTTGATTCGCTAGCCAAAAAGTATAATGTTGTTTTGGAACATCACCACCGAGCTAATCAAGATGCCGAAGCTACAGGATATTTGATGTTTAAGTTACTTGATGCTTTTAATGCTCGCTTCCATGAAGCAGATTTAGGTAAAATGAATGACTATGCGAAGTATGGTCAAGTATACAAGAGAGCTAAGCCTAGCCATATGAGTGTTCTTGCTTTGAATCAAGAAGGCTTAAAGAATATGTATAAGCTTGTTTCACTAGCAAGTACGAAATACTTTTATCGTATACCTAGAACGCCTAAATCCGAATTAAGAAAATATCATAAAGGACTATTGTTTGGCAGTGGCTGCTGGCAGGGCGATGTGTTCATCTCAATGATGCAAAAAGGATATGATGAGGCGCGTGAGAAAGCCCGCTTTTATGATTATCTTGAAGTGCAGCCACCTGCAGCTTATCAAACGCTAATCGACGATGATTTGATTAAAGATGAAGATGAATTGCATGAGATTATTCAAAATATTTATAAATTAGGTAAAGAATTGAATAAGCCAGTTGTTGCAACTGGTGACTCGCATTATGTTGAACCCCATGAGGCCATCTATCGTAAAATTTTATTAGCTGCGCAAAAGTCAAATCCTAATCGTAATAAGAAATTACCTGATTTGCATTTTTATTCTACGCAGGAAATGTTGGATGCTTTCAGCTTTTTAGGAGAAGATGTTGCTAAAGAGATTGTAATTGAGAATACAAATAAATTAGCAGATCAAATTGAAGAAATTGCTCCTATTAAGAGTGGTTTATATCCGCCACATATTGAGAATGCAGATCAAGAAATGAAAGACCTGACTTACAACAAGGCTTATGAATTATATGGAAAACCACTACCTAAGATTGTAGAAGATAGAATTGAACTCGAATTAAATTCGATTATTTCTAATGGATATGCTGTTATTTATCTTATTTCTCAGCGTCTTGTTGCCAAATCAAATAAAGATGGTTATTTGGTAGGTTCTCGTGGATCAGTTGGTTCTAGTTTGGTAGCAACAATGTCTGGAATTACCGAAGTAAATCCTTTGGCTCCACACTATCGTTGTCCTAAATGTAAATATTCTAAATTTTTTGAAAATGGGGAATATGGTTCTGGCTACGACTTACCTGATAAAAATTGTCCGAAGTGTGGAACTCCTTTAGTAAAAGATGGGCAGGACATCCCCTTTGCCACTTTCTTAGGCTTCCACGGAGATAAGGTTCCGGATATCGATTTGAACTTCTCTGGAGACTATCAGCCAGTAGCTCATAACTATATTCGTGTGATGTTTGGTCCAGATAATTCATTTAGGGCTGGTACAATTGCGACTGTTGCTGATAAGACAGCTTATGGATATGTAAAGCATTATGAAGATGAAAATGAATTGCATTTAAGAAATGCTGAGCTTGATCGTTTAGCTGCCGGTGCTTCCGGGGTGAAGAGAACAACTGGTCAGCACCCAGCTGGAATTGTTGTTGTTCCCGATGATATGGATATTTATGACTTTACTCCTGTGCAGTATCCTGCTGATGATTTAAGTGCAGCTTGGCTTACAACGCACTTTGATTTCCACTCTATTCACGATAATATTTTGAAATTTGATATTCTAGGGCATGATGACCCAACTATGATCAGAATGCTGCAAGATTTATCAGGAATTGACCCATTAACTATTCCGCCTGATGATCCAGGAGTAATGTCCTTATTTTCAAGTCCCAAAATTTTAGGTGTTACTCCTGAGCAAATTCAGTCAAAGACTGGTACTTTGGGTGTTCCAGAATTTGGTACAAAATTTGTTCGAGGAATGCTTGAAGAAACAAAGCCAACCACTTTTTCAGAATTGTTGCAGATTTCAGGTTTGTCTCACGGGACTGATGTATGGTTAGGAAATGCAGAAGATTTAATTAATAACGGAACTTGCAAGTTAAAGAACGTAATTGGTTGTCGTGATAACATCATGATGGACTTAATTCACTGGGGAGTAAAACCAGAAGTTGCTTTCTTTACAATGGAATCTGTACGTCATGGTAAGGGAATTAGTGATGAAAACATGGAAATTCTGAAGAAAAATGATAAGATTCCTGACTGGTACATTCCTTCTTGTTTGAAGATTAAGTATATGTTCCCTAAGGCCCATGCTACAGCCTATATCTTAATGGCACTTAGAATTGCTTGGTTTAAGGTATATTATCCAGTAATTTATTATGCTTCTTATTTCTCAGTTCGGGCTGATTTGTTTGATTTAGTTGCAATGAGTCATGGAAAGAACACAGTAAAGGCTGCAATGAAGGAAATCCAAGATAAAGGAATGGACGTTTCTGCTAAGGATAAGTCGTTACTTACTGTTCTTGAAATTGCAAATGAATGTTTAGAACGTGGTATAAAGATTAAGATGGTCGATGTGAATGAATCTGAAGCAATGGACTTTAAGATTATTGATGATCATACTATTCTAGCTCCATTTAATGCAGTTCCAGGTTTAGGTGATAATGCTGCTAAGCAAATTGTTGCTGCGCGCGCAGAGCAGAAGTTTCTTTCAAAGGAAGATCTTGCAACACGAGGGAAAGTATCACAAACAATAATGGAATACTTTGAGAACAATGGAGTTCTTGAAGGGATGCCAGATCAAAATCAATTATCACTATTTTAG
- the rimP gene encoding ribosome maturation factor RimP — MTKVTELVADVVTPLAEARGDELVDVEYVKEKKQYYLRIYVDRRPGGIDIEEIANLSELVSEKLDELDPDPFPEPYILELSSPGLERPIKNEKDWERAKGSYIHVSLYQKIDGEKTYEGTLKDLNQNQIVLEVKIKTRRKEITIPRKVIASSRFAVEF; from the coding sequence TTGACAAAGGTTACCGAATTGGTGGCAGACGTAGTTACGCCTTTAGCTGAAGCAAGAGGTGATGAACTGGTCGATGTTGAATATGTAAAGGAAAAGAAGCAATATTATCTTCGCATTTATGTTGATCGTCGCCCAGGCGGAATCGATATTGAAGAGATCGCAAATTTGAGTGAATTGGTATCAGAAAAGCTAGATGAATTAGATCCTGATCCTTTTCCTGAGCCGTATATTTTAGAGCTTTCATCTCCTGGTTTAGAGCGTCCAATTAAAAATGAAAAAGATTGGGAGCGCGCCAAAGGATCATACATTCATGTTAGTCTTTATCAAAAAATTGATGGAGAAAAGACTTATGAAGGTACTTTAAAAGATCTCAATCAAAATCAGATCGTCTTAGAAGTAAAGATCAAAACACGACGCAAAGAAATAACAATTCCTCGAAAGGTAATTGCTTCTAGTCGCTTTGCAGTTGAATTTTAG
- the nusA gene encoding transcription termination factor NusA: MSKEMVEAFATLEKEKGIKQEIIVDAIKAALVAAYKKNYNQAQNVEVVFDEKKGNFKVNAIKTVVDEVQDSRLEVSLKDALEINRAYEVGDEIRFEVTPKDFGRLAAQTAKQVIMQRLREAEREHIISEYSQYKDEIVTGTVERRDNRFVYVKIGNVEAVMTHNDQLPGENYNPQDKVRVLVTRVGSDSKGAQITVSRTAPDLVKRLFEQEVPEVYDGTVEIVSIAREAGDRTKIAVKSNDPDIDPVGTLVGPKGTRVQNIVNELGGENIDVVKYEENPSDFIANALNPAEVIAVQFSGDDDDKNALVIVPDYQLSLAIGKRGQNVRLAARLTGYKIDIKPESQVEFVDSEGDDVETDQDIDDSNVSNEEATESTAEQLEEDSSEDFPNGEDVDSALDDDADKDEE, translated from the coding sequence ATGTCTAAAGAAATGGTGGAAGCTTTTGCAACCTTAGAAAAAGAAAAAGGCATCAAGCAAGAAATTATTGTTGATGCAATTAAGGCTGCCTTAGTAGCTGCATATAAGAAAAATTATAATCAAGCTCAAAATGTTGAAGTTGTTTTTGATGAAAAGAAGGGTAACTTCAAGGTTAATGCAATTAAGACAGTTGTTGATGAAGTTCAAGATAGTCGTCTTGAAGTAAGTCTTAAAGATGCACTTGAAATTAATCGTGCGTATGAAGTTGGCGATGAAATTCGCTTTGAAGTAACTCCTAAAGATTTCGGTCGTTTAGCTGCACAAACTGCTAAGCAAGTTATTATGCAACGTTTGCGTGAAGCTGAAAGAGAACATATTATTAGTGAATATTCTCAATATAAGGATGAAATCGTTACTGGTACGGTTGAAAGACGTGACAATCGCTTTGTTTACGTAAAGATCGGTAATGTTGAAGCCGTAATGACACATAATGATCAATTACCAGGTGAAAATTACAACCCTCAAGATAAAGTTCGTGTTTTAGTAACTAGAGTAGGGTCAGATTCAAAAGGAGCTCAAATTACAGTTTCTAGAACTGCACCTGATTTAGTAAAACGTCTCTTTGAACAAGAAGTTCCAGAAGTTTATGATGGAACCGTTGAGATTGTATCAATTGCTCGTGAAGCTGGAGACAGAACTAAGATTGCAGTTAAGAGTAATGATCCTGATATTGATCCAGTTGGGACCTTAGTAGGACCAAAGGGTACTCGTGTTCAAAATATTGTTAATGAATTAGGCGGAGAAAATATCGACGTTGTAAAATACGAAGAGAATCCATCTGATTTTATTGCCAACGCTTTGAATCCTGCAGAAGTAATTGCAGTTCAATTTAGTGGTGATGATGATGACAAGAATGCCCTAGTAATTGTTCCTGATTACCAATTGTCTTTAGCTATCGGAAAACGTGGACAGAATGTTCGCCTTGCTGCTCGTTTGACAGGTTATAAGATTGACATTAAGCCAGAATCTCAAGTTGAGTTTGTCGATTCTGAAGGCGATGACGTTGAAACAGATCAAGATATCGATGATAGTAATGTATCAAATGAAGAAGCAACAGAATCTACTGCTGAACAACTAGAAGAAGATTCAAGCGAAGATTTTCCAAATGGGGAAGATGTTGATTCAGCATTAGATGATGATGCAGATAAAGATGAGGAATAG
- the rnpM gene encoding RNase P modulator RnpM, whose protein sequence is MKKRKIPMRKDLLTNTMQPKKELVRVVVDKDKNISVDPTGKKSGRGAYVSLEPDKIAEAKKNQVLEKSLGVKVSADFYDDLYAYVDHQKARKELFGDK, encoded by the coding sequence TTGAAAAAAAGAAAAATTCCAATGCGTAAGGATCTATTGACTAATACTATGCAACCTAAAAAAGAATTAGTCCGCGTAGTTGTTGACAAGGATAAAAATATTTCAGTGGATCCAACTGGAAAGAAGTCAGGTCGAGGAGCCTATGTATCTTTAGAGCCCGATAAGATCGCAGAAGCGAAAAAAAATCAGGTTTTAGAAAAGAGCCTAGGTGTTAAAGTTTCAGCTGACTTTTATGATGATCTTTATGCATATGTTGATCATCAAAAAGCAAGAAAAGAATTGTTTGGTGATAAATAA
- a CDS encoding L7Ae/L30e/S12e/Gadd45 family ribosomal protein has protein sequence MHNKQKTLNLLGLAQKAGKLATGFDAVKISLSKNQAKLIFVGSDVSQNTKDKLAFLMRKKDVKLVDVFSSAEITQALGKERKLVSVTDAGFSKAMIKNLNEGV, from the coding sequence TTGCACAACAAACAAAAAACTTTGAATTTACTTGGATTAGCGCAAAAAGCTGGAAAGCTAGCAACAGGATTTGATGCAGTAAAAATATCTTTAAGCAAAAATCAAGCAAAGTTAATTTTTGTTGGTAGTGATGTGAGTCAGAATACTAAAGATAAGCTTGCTTTTTTGATGCGTAAAAAAGATGTTAAATTAGTTGATGTATTTTCTAGCGCTGAAATAACACAGGCACTTGGAAAAGAAAGAAAATTAGTTTCTGTTACAGATGCAGGCTTCAGCAAAGCAATGATAAAGAATTTAAACGAAGGAGTGTGA